The Sphingomonas sanxanigenens DSM 19645 = NX02 genome includes a region encoding these proteins:
- a CDS encoding TonB-dependent receptor domain-containing protein, with the protein MKTRLLRASALASALAIVPGIALAQAEPAQGQADGTLTSASPGGASEDGEIVVTGSRIRRADFDALEPTTVVSSEYLAVRGQTNVADALNEQPGFGVPQSPDGVQGTYGVSQNFVNKFGLGTARTLTIVNGRRFVSTNAPTVLGNPAGLQVDLNVIPSLMVERVENVSIGGAPVYGSDAIAGTVNVILKKNYEGVEVQALSGISDSGDNFRLNLSGIAGFKFGGGRGHVLVGASFDRSDGLKATDRARANQDLSFQTNPIAGSAQTRIPGRTPGNDGRINDVPYNTGPADGIPNTVLIGNTRIFAESVNGLILPVNPTTGGFVTYNPNDGSTAGFGVGGYDRLQFNGQGNIVPFDPGMPFGNTYGSGGDGFNLADTRALINDLERTTVNLVADYELTDSITAFFEGTYYRGVGREVVDQPVYNSPLFPGGANSALLFNVNDSRLSDQARSVLASYGVDGNFYLARNFVDITNSRASSETNVYRGVFGLTGDFTMFGKSFNWEASANYGRTEGSFHQTLIDQQKFVNAINNCSASPLVNAAPGGVTPIADSACAPIDPFGPGRVSQAAIDYVNYYSTSKSVLEQQVYNVNFGSSELIRLWSGNVGFNLGYEHRREYGRFTPDDFLAAGRGRAAVVIGNEGSFDTDEVFGELLVPLVSPDNNIPLVESLTVEGRGRYVDNSVNGGFWAYTAGGRWRPIRDIEFRGNYTRSLRSPSIVELFTPQTNQNQFFPDPCDQVNISSGSNPAIRQRNCQAFFDSYGIDGANFNNLARTSAVPGRTGGNPDLENEVADSYTFGAVLRPRFIPRLQIAVDWNHIKVTGNIASLTSANIAEGCYDNASFNLADPDNGNSFCQQFSRVRSSDPDQNGQIRPDPANPGIRTGFVNGDYILFEGLTAQADYILPLSGIGVNGRLALSGAFFYLDKLESSNNGVTVDPVVTEVGTPRYSGQFNVSFASDGGFGLSLQGNYTGESKYDALFNVDSRDVLVLEDQWLFNLGLSQVINERMTMRLAVTNLFDKAPPYPYDATQGYDLLGRRYAMSVNMKF; encoded by the coding sequence ATGAAAACAAGGTTGCTCCGGGCGAGCGCTCTCGCGAGTGCGCTCGCCATCGTTCCCGGCATTGCACTGGCGCAGGCCGAACCGGCGCAGGGCCAGGCTGACGGGACGCTGACCAGCGCGTCGCCGGGTGGCGCCTCGGAGGATGGCGAAATCGTCGTCACGGGTTCGCGTATCCGCCGCGCCGACTTCGACGCGCTCGAACCCACCACGGTCGTGTCTTCCGAATATCTCGCGGTTCGCGGCCAGACCAACGTCGCCGATGCGCTTAACGAGCAACCCGGTTTCGGCGTGCCGCAGAGCCCGGACGGCGTGCAGGGCACCTATGGCGTCAGCCAGAATTTCGTCAACAAGTTCGGTCTCGGCACCGCACGCACGCTGACCATCGTCAATGGCCGCCGCTTCGTGTCGACCAACGCGCCGACCGTGCTCGGCAACCCCGCCGGCCTCCAGGTCGACCTCAACGTCATCCCGTCGCTGATGGTGGAGCGCGTCGAGAATGTCTCGATCGGCGGTGCGCCGGTCTATGGCTCGGATGCGATCGCCGGCACCGTCAACGTCATCCTGAAGAAGAATTATGAGGGCGTCGAGGTGCAGGCGCTGTCGGGCATTTCCGACAGCGGCGACAATTTTCGCCTCAACCTCTCGGGCATCGCCGGCTTCAAGTTCGGCGGCGGCCGCGGCCATGTGCTGGTCGGGGCCAGCTTCGACCGCAGCGACGGCCTGAAGGCGACCGACCGTGCGCGCGCCAATCAGGATCTGAGCTTCCAGACCAACCCGATCGCGGGCAGCGCGCAGACCCGCATTCCGGGCCGCACCCCGGGCAATGACGGCCGCATCAACGATGTGCCGTACAACACCGGCCCCGCGGACGGCATTCCCAACACCGTGCTGATCGGCAACACGCGCATCTTCGCGGAATCGGTCAACGGCCTGATCCTGCCGGTCAACCCGACGACGGGCGGCTTCGTCACCTATAACCCCAATGACGGCAGCACCGCCGGATTCGGGGTGGGCGGCTACGACCGGCTGCAGTTCAACGGCCAGGGCAATATCGTGCCCTTCGACCCGGGCATGCCGTTCGGCAACACCTATGGCAGCGGCGGCGACGGCTTCAACCTGGCGGACACGCGCGCGCTGATCAACGATCTCGAACGCACCACGGTCAACCTCGTCGCGGACTATGAACTGACCGATTCGATCACCGCCTTCTTCGAGGGCACCTATTATCGCGGCGTCGGCCGCGAGGTGGTCGACCAGCCGGTCTACAACTCGCCGCTGTTCCCGGGCGGCGCGAACAGCGCGCTGCTGTTCAATGTCAACGATTCCCGCCTGTCGGACCAGGCCCGCTCGGTGCTCGCGAGCTATGGCGTGGACGGCAATTTCTACCTTGCGCGCAACTTCGTCGACATCACCAACAGCCGCGCCAGTTCCGAGACCAACGTCTATCGCGGCGTATTCGGCCTGACTGGCGATTTCACGATGTTCGGCAAGAGCTTCAACTGGGAAGCGTCGGCGAACTATGGCCGCACGGAAGGATCCTTCCACCAGACGCTGATCGACCAGCAGAAGTTCGTCAACGCGATCAACAATTGCAGCGCCAGTCCGCTGGTCAACGCCGCGCCGGGCGGCGTCACGCCGATCGCGGACAGCGCCTGCGCGCCGATCGATCCGTTCGGCCCGGGCCGGGTCAGCCAGGCGGCGATCGATTATGTGAACTACTACAGCACCTCCAAGTCGGTGCTCGAACAGCAGGTCTACAACGTCAACTTCGGTTCTTCCGAACTGATCAGGCTGTGGTCCGGCAATGTCGGCTTCAACCTAGGCTATGAGCATCGCCGCGAATATGGCCGCTTCACGCCGGACGATTTCCTCGCGGCGGGCCGTGGCCGCGCCGCCGTGGTGATCGGCAACGAAGGCAGCTTCGACACCGACGAGGTGTTCGGCGAACTGCTGGTGCCACTGGTTTCGCCCGACAACAACATCCCGCTGGTCGAGAGCCTGACCGTCGAGGGCCGTGGCCGTTACGTCGACAACTCGGTCAATGGCGGCTTCTGGGCCTACACCGCGGGCGGCCGCTGGCGGCCGATCCGCGACATCGAGTTCCGCGGCAATTACACGCGTTCGCTGCGCTCGCCTTCGATCGTCGAACTTTTCACGCCACAGACCAACCAGAACCAGTTCTTTCCCGATCCTTGCGACCAGGTGAATATCAGCAGCGGCAGCAACCCGGCGATCCGGCAGCGCAATTGCCAGGCCTTCTTCGATTCCTATGGCATCGATGGCGCCAACTTCAACAATTTGGCGCGAACGTCCGCCGTGCCCGGCCGTACCGGCGGCAACCCCGATCTCGAGAATGAAGTCGCGGACAGCTACACCTTCGGTGCAGTACTGCGCCCGAGGTTCATTCCCCGCCTGCAGATCGCGGTGGACTGGAACCACATCAAGGTGACGGGCAACATCGCCTCGCTCACCTCTGCAAACATTGCCGAGGGCTGCTACGACAATGCGAGCTTCAACCTCGCCGATCCGGACAATGGCAACAGCTTCTGCCAGCAGTTCAGCCGCGTGCGGAGCAGCGACCCTGACCAGAACGGGCAGATCCGTCCCGATCCGGCGAACCCCGGCATCCGCACCGGCTTCGTCAACGGCGACTATATCCTGTTCGAGGGGCTGACCGCGCAGGCCGACTATATCCTGCCGCTGAGCGGGATCGGCGTGAACGGCCGCCTCGCGCTGAGCGGCGCCTTCTTCTACCTCGACAAGCTGGAAAGCTCGAACAACGGCGTCACCGTCGATCCGGTGGTGACCGAGGTCGGCACCCCGCGCTACAGCGGCCAGTTCAATGTGAGCTTCGCCAGCGATGGCGGCTTCGGGCTGAGCCTGCAGGGCAACTACACCGGCGAGTCGAAATATGATGCGCTGTTCAACGTCGACAGCCGCGACGTCCTCGTCCTCGAGGACCAGTGGCTGTTCAACCTCGGCCTGTCGCAGGTGATCAACGAACGGATGACGATGCGCCTCGCGGTCACCAATCTGTTCGATAAGGCACCGCCTTACCCATATGATGCCACGCAGGGCTATGATCTACTCGGCCGGCGCTATGCGATGTCGGTCAATATGAAGTTCTGA
- a CDS encoding SWIM zinc finger family protein has product MAIDLKTVEQLAPDQSALKAAAGLAKPGKWSAIGASDDGALIWGECAGSGANPYRVMADLRDHGNKCTCPSRKFPCKHVLALFWLNAEAILPFPVADTPDYVSDWLGRRRGGAPKPADSAAAPKSVDAARAVEAEAREDPKAAARREAAAVRRAEDTGRAILDALDALDQWIGDQLRRGLAGFIDDATTRCRRIAARLVDGKAAALAGRIDELPGRLMALPAGDRVRGAVIEFGKLVLLARAFRAEPGSAELRRAIATAESREALQADETALRVIARWEVVGEEVETRRDGLVSQTSWLLNLDEGDGPRFAMLLDFFPASAGRRGSAFAVGDQFEGELLFYPARVPLRALLLARGAEPAIPAAWPAAAGPLTDALNRPLLVEPWALDIPVLLPAGRVAADTGGRAWWRSADGATVLPLAETPTGLVRGTDLERTAAIWSGAGLRLLTARTPWGRVAIDG; this is encoded by the coding sequence GTGGCGATCGATCTCAAGACGGTTGAACAGCTCGCGCCCGATCAGAGCGCGCTCAAGGCCGCGGCCGGGCTGGCGAAGCCGGGCAAATGGTCGGCGATCGGCGCCAGCGACGATGGCGCGCTGATCTGGGGCGAATGCGCGGGATCGGGTGCCAATCCCTATCGCGTGATGGCGGACCTGCGCGATCACGGCAACAAATGCACCTGCCCGTCGCGCAAATTCCCCTGCAAGCATGTGCTGGCCTTGTTCTGGCTGAACGCCGAAGCCATCCTGCCGTTTCCCGTGGCCGATACCCCCGATTATGTCAGCGACTGGCTTGGCCGCCGGCGGGGCGGGGCGCCGAAGCCGGCGGATAGCGCTGCCGCGCCCAAGAGCGTCGATGCCGCACGCGCCGTCGAGGCAGAGGCGCGCGAGGACCCCAAGGCGGCTGCCCGGCGTGAGGCCGCTGCGGTGCGCCGCGCCGAGGATACCGGCCGCGCCATCCTCGATGCGCTCGACGCGCTCGATCAGTGGATCGGCGACCAGCTTCGTCGGGGCCTCGCCGGTTTCATCGATGATGCAACGACGCGCTGTCGGCGGATCGCGGCGCGGCTCGTCGACGGCAAGGCGGCGGCGCTGGCCGGGCGGATCGACGAACTGCCGGGGCGGTTGATGGCGTTGCCGGCGGGGGATCGCGTCCGTGGCGCTGTGATCGAGTTCGGCAAGCTGGTGCTGCTCGCGCGTGCGTTTCGCGCCGAACCGGGCAGCGCCGAATTGCGCCGCGCGATTGCCACCGCCGAAAGCCGCGAGGCGCTGCAGGCCGACGAAACCGCCCTTCGCGTCATCGCGCGCTGGGAGGTGGTCGGCGAAGAGGTCGAGACGCGACGGGACGGGCTGGTCTCGCAGACGAGCTGGCTGCTCAACCTGGATGAGGGGGATGGCCCGCGCTTCGCGATGCTGCTCGATTTCTTCCCCGCGAGCGCCGGGCGCCGCGGATCGGCCTTCGCGGTGGGCGATCAGTTCGAGGGCGAATTGCTGTTCTATCCCGCGCGCGTCCCGCTGCGCGCGCTGCTGCTGGCGCGCGGTGCCGAACCCGCGATACCGGCGGCATGGCCGGCAGCCGCCGGGCCGCTGACCGATGCGCTGAACCGGCCCCTCCTCGTCGAGCCCTGGGCGCTCGACATCCCCGTGCTTCTGCCCGCCGGCCGCGTCGCCGCCGATACCGGCGGCCGGGCGTGGTGGCGTTCGGCGGACGGGGCGACGGTGCTGCCGCTCGCCGAAACGCCGACGGGGCTTGTACGTGGCACCGATCTCGAACGGACCGCGGCGATCTGGTCGGGCGCTGGCTTGCGGCTGCTCACGGCGCGGACGCCGTGGGGACGGGTGGCGATCGATGGCTGA
- a CDS encoding DUF5691 domain-containing protein: MAEPIYDALDGVLARWTMGGAGAPAMKPWVAMLGDDPAEAELRLLALSGQFLGTMVFAAPGSALTALPDLPTLALPSLPDGLRPLANRVLARDRDPARRRMLLELLASRGHAMHPADWLPAASDEDAPDLYAPWRDWVAGAAGADGRTAALDAESWDEFGPAGRAAALTTLRRHDPAAARVLLEAKMGGEVAEARFRLLDALATGLSDADAAFLQAVHAGDRAPRVKALAQNLLARLGWSGEAAGEDVTELAGFFEIQSKGLLRRTKIVAAKPLKTTAQRNRRFSLLNTVGITPFGAALGLSADDLCTMWPWGDDSQLDAGLAVMIERSASDALLVRLLALLAERGAATVQLMLQFAPRLDPAQRDAAAKLLLAKGARFLDLLPLVGGAGSINGMIGAPAGAALLAGLVRKDEEAPRPADLAEELHALGLIASPAAAREAIARLTAIGILAADPRLDMLRLNAALDHGVTG; encoded by the coding sequence ATGGCTGAGCCGATCTACGACGCGCTGGACGGCGTGCTCGCACGCTGGACGATGGGCGGCGCGGGCGCGCCGGCGATGAAGCCATGGGTGGCGATGCTCGGCGACGATCCGGCGGAGGCCGAGCTCCGGCTGCTCGCATTGTCCGGCCAGTTCCTCGGCACCATGGTGTTCGCCGCGCCGGGATCGGCGCTGACCGCCTTGCCCGACCTTCCGACGCTGGCGCTGCCGAGCCTGCCCGACGGGCTGCGGCCGCTCGCCAATCGGGTGCTGGCGCGCGATCGCGACCCGGCGCGACGGCGGATGCTGCTGGAGCTGCTGGCCTCGCGCGGCCATGCGATGCACCCGGCCGACTGGTTGCCGGCGGCGAGCGACGAGGACGCGCCGGATCTCTATGCGCCATGGCGGGATTGGGTCGCAGGCGCAGCCGGCGCGGACGGGCGGACGGCGGCGCTCGACGCCGAAAGCTGGGACGAATTCGGTCCGGCCGGCCGCGCCGCCGCGCTGACGACCTTGCGCCGGCACGATCCGGCTGCGGCCCGCGTGCTGCTCGAAGCGAAGATGGGCGGGGAGGTGGCGGAGGCGCGCTTCCGCTTGCTCGATGCCTTGGCGACTGGCCTGTCCGATGCCGACGCCGCCTTTCTCCAGGCCGTCCATGCCGGCGACCGCGCGCCGCGGGTGAAGGCGCTGGCGCAAAACCTGCTCGCGCGGCTCGGCTGGAGCGGGGAGGCGGCCGGCGAGGATGTGACCGAACTGGCCGGCTTCTTCGAAATCCAGAGCAAGGGGCTGCTGCGCCGGACGAAGATCGTCGCGGCGAAGCCGCTCAAGACGACCGCGCAGCGCAACCGCCGCTTCAGCCTGTTGAACACTGTCGGCATCACGCCCTTCGGAGCGGCGCTGGGCCTTTCCGCCGACGACCTCTGCACGATGTGGCCCTGGGGCGACGACAGCCAACTCGACGCCGGGCTTGCGGTGATGATCGAGCGATCGGCGTCCGATGCGCTGCTCGTGCGCCTGTTGGCGCTGCTGGCGGAGCGGGGCGCGGCGACCGTCCAGCTGATGCTTCAGTTCGCGCCCCGCCTCGATCCCGCGCAGCGCGATGCGGCGGCGAAGCTGCTGCTGGCGAAGGGTGCGCGCTTCCTCGATCTGCTGCCGCTTGTCGGCGGCGCGGGCAGCATCAATGGCATGATCGGTGCCCCCGCCGGCGCTGCCCTGCTCGCCGGACTGGTGCGCAAGGACGAAGAGGCACCGCGCCCCGCCGATCTGGCGGAGGAGCTTCATGCGCTCGGCCTGATCGCTTCCCCTGCCGCCGCGCGCGAGGCGATCGCGCGGCTGACCGCGATCGGCATCCTTGCTGCCGATCCCCGCCTCGACATGCTGCGGCTCAACGCCGCCCTCGACCATGGAGTGACTGGATGA
- a CDS encoding ATP-binding protein: MTEMLRLPAEKSYAAELVALAVGDSARRPAGWALSPRRVVTYLMGGTAEDGTIITPKYVGNQRLIETAVATLATDRALLLLGVPGTAKSWVSEHLAAAITGDSTLVVQCTAGTDENQIRYGWNYAQLLAHGPSREALVPTPLMRAMESGKLCRLEELTRMGSDVQDTLITVLSEKMMPIPELNGAVYAARGFNVIATANNRDKGVNELSSALKRRFNVVVLPLPDSADEEVAIIVKRVGEMAQGLELPAPKNVADEVARVVSIFRELRSGATEDGKIALKSPSGGLSTAEAIAVMVGGISQATFFNDGALTPDMLAANMIGAVVKDPVQDKAVLGEYLETVLKKRRGFEGYYASLTEML, translated from the coding sequence ATGACCGAAATGCTGCGGCTGCCGGCCGAGAAGAGCTACGCCGCCGAACTGGTGGCGCTGGCGGTGGGCGATAGCGCCCGCCGGCCCGCCGGCTGGGCGCTGTCGCCGCGCCGCGTCGTCACCTATCTGATGGGCGGCACCGCCGAGGATGGCACGATCATCACCCCGAAATATGTCGGCAACCAGCGGCTGATCGAAACCGCGGTGGCGACGCTCGCCACCGATCGCGCGCTGCTGCTGCTCGGCGTGCCGGGGACCGCCAAATCCTGGGTCTCCGAACATCTCGCCGCTGCGATCACCGGCGATTCCACGCTGGTCGTGCAGTGCACCGCGGGCACCGACGAGAACCAGATCCGCTATGGCTGGAACTATGCGCAGCTTCTCGCTCACGGCCCGAGCCGCGAGGCGCTGGTGCCGACGCCGCTGATGCGGGCGATGGAAAGCGGCAAGCTCTGCCGGCTCGAGGAACTGACCCGCATGGGCAGCGACGTGCAGGACACGCTGATCACGGTGCTCTCCGAAAAGATGATGCCGATCCCCGAGTTGAACGGCGCGGTCTATGCTGCGCGCGGCTTCAACGTGATCGCGACCGCGAACAATCGCGACAAGGGCGTCAACGAACTCTCCTCCGCGCTCAAGCGGCGCTTCAACGTCGTCGTGCTGCCGCTGCCAGACAGCGCTGACGAGGAAGTGGCGATCATCGTCAAGCGCGTCGGCGAGATGGCGCAGGGGCTGGAGTTGCCGGCACCGAAGAATGTCGCCGATGAGGTGGCGCGCGTCGTCTCGATCTTCCGCGAGCTGCGCTCGGGCGCGACCGAGGATGGCAAGATCGCGCTCAAGTCTCCATCGGGCGGGCTGTCCACTGCTGAGGCGATCGCGGTGATGGTCGGCGGGATCAGCCAGGCGACTTTCTTCAACGATGGCGCGCTGACGCCGGACATGCTCGCCGCCAATATGATCGGCGCGGTGGTCAAGGATCCGGTGCAGGACAAGGCGGTGCTCGGCGAATATCTGGAAACCGTGCTCAAGAAGCGGCGCGGCTTCGAGGGCTATTACGCGTCGCTGACCGAAATGCTCTGA
- a CDS encoding DUF5682 family protein has protein sequence MPASVSLFGVRHHGPGSARRLVEALDALRPEAVLIEGPVDASDLLPMLADPAMRTPVALLTYAEDAPANASFFPFTDYSPEYQAALWAVRNGARLRFIDLPAGDRLKVREAEEEAPDEPPVESEAEDPIAHDPIGTLATAAGYVDGESWWSDVIEENPESTTVFAAVADAMGVLRAEAGQPSSREAAREAHMRLEIAATAREVEGPVAVVCGAWHLPALAAKHAVSADRALLKGRGKAKVKATWAPWTTPRLARASGYGAGVVAPGWCQHLWDTKDAPHRDAIWLQRIMAVLRARGHFVSTAAAIEAQRLGVALAAMRGRPAPGFEELRDAAIACFCHGERAQWDDIAADLLVGSSVGAIPDDTPLAPLLEDLQRQQKAMRLKPEALERALTLDLRSESGLARSTLLHRLRALDVPWGAPTDAGRSRGTFRENWVLCWQPEFAVRLVENLVHGSTIAEAATARLSEAMADAPTLGALADMVRSAMIADLPRAVDSGIAALERKAALTSDCQALLVALPPMADIMRYGEARAGAAEHLDALMPRMVVQAALALPYAARNLDDAAAGALQDAVLGADGAIRLAQLDAEVADQWHEALGRLLADDQATRLIAGVAARLLYEAELMPAGESADLLQRMLSPGTPVAQAAGFFEGFFTGAGERLIHDPALRGAVDDWLQSLDEEAFIASLPLFRRVFAALDRMSRKRLIDALFGRGGRAAGGYRLVEGAATLWPAHEARVLALLDAGRAR, from the coding sequence ATGCCGGCAAGCGTCTCCCTGTTCGGCGTCCGCCACCACGGCCCCGGCTCGGCCCGGCGGCTGGTCGAGGCGTTGGATGCGTTGCGTCCCGAAGCCGTGCTGATCGAAGGACCGGTCGATGCATCGGATCTGCTGCCGATGCTCGCCGATCCGGCGATGCGCACGCCGGTCGCGCTGTTGACCTATGCGGAGGATGCGCCGGCCAATGCCAGTTTCTTTCCTTTCACCGATTATTCGCCCGAATATCAGGCGGCGTTATGGGCGGTGCGCAACGGCGCGCGGTTGCGCTTCATCGACCTGCCCGCAGGCGACCGGCTGAAAGTGCGTGAAGCCGAGGAGGAGGCACCGGACGAACCACCGGTCGAGAGCGAGGCGGAGGATCCGATCGCGCATGACCCGATCGGTACGCTGGCGACCGCGGCCGGTTATGTCGATGGCGAATCCTGGTGGTCGGACGTGATCGAGGAAAACCCGGAATCGACCACGGTGTTCGCCGCCGTCGCAGACGCGATGGGCGTGCTGCGCGCGGAGGCCGGCCAGCCGTCATCGCGCGAGGCCGCGCGCGAAGCGCATATGCGGCTTGAGATTGCCGCCACCGCGCGCGAGGTCGAAGGGCCGGTCGCCGTCGTCTGCGGCGCGTGGCACCTGCCCGCGCTCGCGGCGAAGCATGCGGTGTCGGCGGACCGCGCGCTGCTCAAGGGCCGCGGCAAGGCGAAGGTCAAGGCGACCTGGGCGCCGTGGACGACGCCGCGGCTGGCGCGGGCGAGCGGCTATGGCGCGGGTGTCGTCGCACCCGGCTGGTGCCAGCATCTGTGGGACACGAAGGATGCTCCGCATCGCGACGCGATCTGGCTGCAGCGGATCATGGCGGTGCTGCGCGCCCGCGGCCATTTCGTCTCCACCGCCGCCGCGATCGAAGCGCAGCGGCTGGGCGTCGCGCTGGCGGCGATGCGCGGGCGGCCGGCACCCGGTTTCGAGGAATTGCGCGACGCCGCGATCGCCTGCTTCTGCCACGGCGAGCGCGCGCAGTGGGACGACATCGCCGCCGACCTGCTTGTCGGCAGCAGTGTCGGCGCGATTCCGGACGATACGCCGCTGGCGCCGTTGCTGGAGGATCTCCAGCGCCAGCAGAAGGCGATGCGGCTGAAGCCCGAGGCGCTGGAGCGTGCGTTGACGCTCGACCTGCGGAGCGAAAGCGGGCTCGCGCGCTCCACCCTGCTCCATCGGCTGCGCGCGCTCGACGTGCCGTGGGGCGCTCCGACCGACGCGGGGCGCAGCCGCGGCACCTTCCGCGAAAATTGGGTGCTGTGCTGGCAGCCCGAATTTGCCGTGCGCCTCGTCGAGAATCTCGTCCATGGCTCGACGATCGCCGAGGCGGCCACGGCGCGGCTGAGCGAGGCGATGGCGGACGCGCCGACGCTCGGCGCGCTTGCTGACATGGTGCGCAGCGCGATGATCGCGGATCTGCCCCGCGCGGTCGACAGCGGCATCGCCGCGCTCGAACGCAAGGCGGCGCTGACCAGCGATTGCCAGGCGCTGCTCGTCGCGCTGCCGCCGATGGCGGACATCATGCGCTATGGCGAGGCGCGCGCGGGGGCCGCCGAGCATCTCGACGCGCTGATGCCGCGGATGGTGGTGCAGGCGGCGCTCGCGCTGCCCTATGCCGCGCGCAACCTCGACGACGCCGCAGCGGGCGCGCTGCAGGACGCGGTGCTCGGCGCGGACGGCGCGATCCGGCTCGCACAGCTCGACGCCGAGGTCGCCGACCAGTGGCATGAGGCGCTGGGCCGCCTGCTCGCCGACGACCAGGCGACGCGGCTGATCGCCGGCGTCGCCGCGCGCCTGCTCTACGAGGCCGAACTGATGCCGGCAGGGGAGAGCGCCGACCTGCTGCAGCGCATGCTCTCGCCGGGCACCCCGGTCGCACAGGCGGCGGGATTCTTCGAGGGCTTTTTCACCGGCGCCGGTGAGCGGCTGATCCATGATCCCGCGCTGCGCGGTGCGGTCGACGACTGGCTGCAGTCGCTCGACGAGGAAGCGTTCATCGCCAGCCTGCCGCTGTTCCGCCGCGTCTTCGCGGCGCTCGACCGCATGTCGCGCAAGCGGCTGATCGACGCGCTGTTCGGTCGCGGTGGCCGGGCTGCCGGCGGCTATCGGCTGGTCGAGGGCGCGGCGACGCTCTGGCCCGCGCATGAGGCGCGGGTGCTGGCGCTGCTGGATGCGGGGCGTGCGCGATGA
- a CDS encoding VWA domain-containing protein, with protein MTDERNRRWTLALGVDEDEAGLSDRDQRLSSALTALYGEGEDAKKGKGGLGGSAPRVAKWLGDIREFFPSPVVQVIQKDAFERKGLRQMLLQPEFLATVEADVNLVADLVSLRSVMPEKTKETARQVIGKVVAALMERLERKTADAIRGALDRSRRTNRPRFADIDWPRTIRANLQHYQAEHKTVVPERLIGFMRQQRRIVDLDEVVLCVDQSGSMASSVVYASIFAAVMASLPVVATKLVCFDTAIVDLTEELADPVEVLFGVQLGGGTDINAAVAYCEQRIERPSKAHLVLISDMYEGGDAEELVGRVQRLLLLGVNVIVLLALTDTGRPSYDPHLSARVAAMGVPVFACTPDQFPDLMATALRREDIHAWAADADIKLVRGED; from the coding sequence ATGACCGACGAACGCAACCGCCGCTGGACCCTGGCACTGGGCGTCGATGAAGACGAAGCCGGTCTCTCCGATCGCGATCAGCGGCTCTCCTCCGCGCTGACCGCGCTTTACGGCGAGGGGGAGGATGCGAAGAAGGGGAAGGGCGGTCTCGGCGGATCGGCGCCGCGCGTCGCGAAATGGCTGGGCGACATCCGCGAGTTCTTCCCAAGCCCGGTCGTGCAGGTGATCCAGAAGGACGCGTTCGAGCGCAAGGGGCTGCGCCAGATGCTGCTCCAGCCGGAATTCCTCGCGACGGTGGAGGCCGACGTCAATCTGGTTGCCGATCTGGTCTCGCTGCGCAGCGTGATGCCGGAAAAGACCAAGGAGACCGCGCGGCAGGTGATCGGCAAGGTGGTCGCGGCGCTGATGGAACGGCTGGAGCGCAAGACCGCCGACGCGATCCGGGGCGCGCTCGACCGCTCGCGCCGGACCAACCGGCCGCGCTTCGCCGACATCGACTGGCCGCGTACGATCCGCGCCAACCTCCAGCACTATCAGGCCGAGCACAAAACGGTCGTGCCCGAGCGGCTGATCGGCTTCATGCGCCAGCAGCGCCGCATCGTCGATCTGGACGAGGTCGTGCTGTGCGTCGACCAATCCGGCTCGATGGCGAGTTCGGTGGTCTATGCCTCGATCTTCGCGGCGGTGATGGCGTCGCTGCCGGTGGTCGCGACAAAATTGGTCTGCTTCGACACCGCGATCGTCGACCTGACCGAGGAACTGGCGGATCCGGTCGAGGTGCTGTTCGGCGTCCAACTGGGTGGCGGGACCGACATCAATGCCGCGGTCGCCTATTGCGAGCAGCGCATCGAGCGCCCGTCAAAGGCGCATCTCGTGCTGATCTCTGACATGTATGAGGGCGGCGATGCCGAGGAACTGGTCGGCCGCGTTCAGCGGCTGCTGCTGCTCGGCGTCAACGTCATCGTGCTGCTCGCGCTGACCGACACCGGCCGCCCGTCCTATGACCCGCACCTTTCCGCGCGCGTCGCCGCGATGGGCGTACCGGTCTTCGCATGCACGCCCGACCAGTTCCCCGACCTGATGGCAACCGCGCTGCGCCGCGAGGACATCCACGCCTGGGCGGCGGATGCCGATATCAAGCTGGTTCGCGGCGAGGATTGA
- a CDS encoding nucleoside deaminase, whose product MATSFDPALVTRAYELALKSYREGGCPIGSVLARDGAIIGEGHNRRVQQGDPIAHGEMDCLRNAGRQRSYAGTTLYTSLSPCMMCAGTIVQFGIPHVVIAENVNFGGNEDFLRSRGVVVDVVGDARCIDLMRRFIAEQPALWNEDIAEE is encoded by the coding sequence ATGGCGACGTCTTTCGATCCCGCGCTGGTCACCCGCGCCTATGAGCTCGCGCTCAAAAGCTATCGGGAGGGCGGCTGCCCGATCGGATCGGTGCTGGCGCGCGACGGCGCGATCATCGGCGAGGGGCACAACCGGCGGGTACAGCAGGGCGACCCGATCGCGCATGGCGAGATGGATTGCCTGCGCAACGCCGGGCGGCAGCGCAGCTATGCGGGGACGACGCTCTATACTTCGCTCAGCCCCTGCATGATGTGCGCGGGTACGATCGTGCAGTTCGGCATCCCGCATGTGGTGATCGCTGAAAATGTGAATTTCGGCGGCAACGAGGATTTCCTGCGCAGCCGAGGCGTCGTCGTGGACGTGGTCGGCGATGCGCGCTGCATCGACCTCATGCGGCGCTTCATCGCCGAGCAGCCGGCGCTGTGGAACGAGGATATCGCCGAAGAATGA